From Cercospora beticola chromosome 6, complete sequence, a single genomic window includes:
- the SYF2 gene encoding pre-mRNA-splicing factor syf2: MPVTRKRKGSPALEEDAESSKRRFAEANVPDQQLESELKEDVAEAAAKDDTATTPAEAATAPSAADERAARFAALRARNAASRKSNLQETKQEMQRASVDPSQLTSINRKKDVASHKLLKAEIEESGEDFERKRAWDWTIEESERWDERLAEKARKRDENQFVDYNKEAGKVYERQLGQMAKAGFEERLASYEQDKREAINRAVASGGLELVETQDGELIAVDKDGTFYSTNDTSTFTNGKPSKDAVDRLVADIKKAEEVRMKKRRERGRPDEDGSDVTYINEKNKQFNMKLARFYNKYTADIRESFERGTAI; this comes from the coding sequence ATGCCTGTCACACGGAAACGAAAAGGCTCGCCAGCCCTCGAGGAAGATGCCGAGTCATCGAAGCGCAGATTCGCCGAGGCCAACGTGCCCGACCAGCAGCTGGAATCAGAGTTGAAGGAGGATGTAGCAGAAGCGGCTGCAAAGGACGACACAGCAACGACGCCGGCAGAGGCAGCCACAGCGCCTTCAGCAGCCGATGAGAGAGCAGCGCGATTTGCGGCACTGCGCGCCAGAAATGCGGCCAGTCGCAAATCGAATTTGCAGGAGACGAAGCAGGAAATGCAGAGAGCGTCCGTGGACCCATCGCAGTTGACCTCCATAAACCGGAAGAAAGATGTCGCATCGCATAAACTGCTGAAAGCCGAGATCGAAGAAAGTGGCGAAGACTTTGAAAGGAAGCGAGCGTGGGATTGGACGATTGAAGAGTCAGAGCGATGGGACGAGCGACTAGCTGAAAAGGCACGAAAACGCGATGAGAACCAATTCGTAGACTACAACAAAGAGGCAGGAAAGGTATATGAGCGGCAGTTGGGTCAAATGGCAAAGGCTGGGTTCGAGGAGAGGTTAGCATCCTACGAACAGGACAAGAGAGAAGCAATCAACAGAGCAGTTGCAAGTGGTGGGTTGGAGCTTGTGGAGACGCAGGATGGCGAGCTCATAGCCGTGGACAAGGACGGCACATTCTACTCTACCAACGACACCAGCACATTCACGAACGGCAAGCCCTCCAAAGATGCCGTTGATCGTCTCGTCGCAGATATcaagaaggcggaggaggtgcgcATGAAGAAGCGACGAGAACGTGGCCGGCCAGACGAGGATGGCTCGGATGTGACGTacatcaacgagaagaaCAAGCAGTTCAACATGAAGTTGGCGCGCTTCTACAATAAGTATACTGCGGATATTCGGGAGAGCTTCGAGAGAGGCACGGCGATATGA